Part of the Lotus japonicus ecotype B-129 chromosome 6, LjGifu_v1.2 genome, AGAGTTTCTTGGATAAATAATGATGGTCTAAAATTACTTCAGTTGGATTTGAGTTGTGATGAAATACCCCGCAAAAGCAAGTTTGACATCGGTGGGTTGGAGGCCAAAATAAACGGGACATCGGTGGGTTGGAGGCCAAAATAAACGGTGAAATAAAAAATGACTAAAGAGATCATTATCGATTGCTACAAGACTAGAGACCAACTAGGAAATTTATTCAAAGTGTTGCACACTATGCTTAGAGAAAAAATTACATCTAAGAGGAGTGATGAAATATAATGGTTTTTTTtcataggcaaatgttagtggttagttgttagtaagttataaaattcttttaaattttctttCAGAATTTAAACCCTGAATCTTCTCCTCCCCAACTCTTATGTCctagctcttatcacttgagctaactCTTAAGGATGTTGCAATTTATGGAATCATGTAGAAGATTTAAACTATTGTAATGTTATAATTATCTAGAACCATCACGATATGTCTTTCTCTATAATAGTCTAAATCAAGAGTATGTAAACCGACATTGATGGGTTGGTATGTAAAGCTTATAAATTAGCTTCAAGTATGAAGCATGCATGTGTGGAGAAACAACAATCACCATTCCCATATCAATGGAAATACATTGTTACAAGTATGAGTGTCACCCGtttctaaaaatattttatttttaaattctaaCTAGTTTCATAACaaaagtggaactgatgaataCAGAATAtagcatttttttaaatatttatattgaCAAAATTACTTGTaggtttattttattattttttctaattCATACGCTTTTGTTTCTCTTCGTCATCAAGCCCTCACTCCCATCTTCTACTGCCTACCATTTTCATTGTGAAACTTCGATTTTGTCCTTGAGGACATACTTATCATCGTCATTACCAACCTCGTTGAGTGAATGAAGCCTTTCATTTGTTTTGTTTCAGTTGCAAATCTGAGCTGCGACTTTACTTGTAATAATCCACAAACCACAATTGCAAGACGTGCGTAACCAATAAAACCGTCCTTCTTCACGATTGCCAATTGCTtcagtctttttttttataccTTGGAAGATTTAATTGCTTCAGTCTTATCACACaggtttctttttcctttttattatcAACGCTTGTTGTTCTGGAACCAAGAGAAATCCCTCCCTTCGGACGGTCGTGGCGACCCTCATCCCCCGAAGGAGCTAAACAACCGGTCCGAGGGATTACTGATCCAACAGAAACCACTAAGCAAAGGGACGACCGCCTGAAGAACTACACCCGGGGACGACTGGGTAGACCGACTATAGGGCATAAGGGACGAGTCGACCAAACACTCGTCCCACCGGTTACCCCTTTGGACAGGATGGGCCGGTCAGGGAATAAGGGATCCCTCTGTACAAAGAATTTCGATTAACATACTAGTACATTCAGTTATcattccaaaccaaaatcaggcTAACAAGTATCCACCAGAAACACAATAACATTATAGCATTAAAACAGACATTACATAAAAGGATATCAAAGCCCAAACTAGtacaatcatcaaaacacagaAACATCAAAGTTCAAAAAACTTATAGAAAGTAACAACAAAAGACAACAACGACTTAAGAACCCTCTGTCGGGGGTAAGAAGGAATGGAGGCATTATCTTTGACGGAACCGATCTTGCCACCGGAAGCACACTTTCGGTAGTGGACAGGTTTCACGTCAATGCCCGGATTAACCACTTGAAGCTGACTGACAGCATTATTAAATGCTGCCTTGTTGATCTTGGCCAGACTGCCCTTAAGCtgcttcacttcctcctccaaatCGACTATCTTAGCATCCCGATCCGTCAACGCCCCTTGCATGTTGGTCTTTTCCATTTTCAAAGAGGCACTCTTCTCGGCCATCTTCACCTCTGCGACCTTTAAAGCATTCAGCTCCGCTTCTAGCGTCTTCACCCGATCGTCCCTCTGGAGGAGGAACTCTTGAGCTCTAGCTAAATCGGCCTCCGCAGAAGCCAACTTGTCCTCACACATAGACTTAACTTTAACAGCAACTTCCAATTTTCGGGCGAGATCTCCCTTAACCCGGCTAGCCTCCTCCAGTCCCTTGGTCAGTTCCTGCACGACCTTTTGACTCTCGGTCAGATCCTCCTCAGCCTTCCTAAGACTTGCAGCCAAGTTCTGCTCATTCTCCTGGCACTCGGAGAGCTGAACCATCACGTCATTATGAGTAAAGCGGATTAAGGAGGCCAACCGCAAAGAACTCCTGAGTGCATGGTTGTACAGCGAAGGGAGATTATGACCAAGCACAAAATCCCGGTCAATCTCTTGGAACACCAGCTAGTCGATCCGATCCAAATGTTCATCAGAGTTAAGAGTTTCGTCCCTCCAAACCGAGATTGGTCGAGGGACTTCATGAACCACAGACCGAAGATGAATGGCTTGGGACGGGTTGACATTCACCACCGGTGGATCGGGACCCTGAAAATAAGTGTTAAAAACTATGCGTCGCGACCTCTTCGGGGGACGAGCACTCTCTGTACCCTCATCTCTACCCTCATCATCCGCGTTTTTCGGATCGCCGCTGCCACCGTCACCTTCACCTTCGAGACCGATGGCCGACTCTTTAGTCCGACCATCTTCCTTGTCATTCCCATCAGACCCCGAGCCTACGGAGTTCTGCTCCCCCCGGGATCAACACGCCCTTCCTGCTCATGTCCATGCCCCGGATCGTCTTCTTCCCCCTCGTTTTCTTCTTCTCGaccttcatcttcctcatcatCAGTTACTTTATTATCCACGATCTGAAGAGCGCGGATCAAATCAGGATCTACGTCCATTTTCGcccctaaaaataaaaatggaacGAGTTAGAATCACTACAAGAGagaaccaaaagaaaggtcGAGAAAATAAACTTACTTAGCTCCCTAGAAACTCTACGGGCACTAAAACGACAGAGATCAAATGCCCTCAAAGGCTTTATCGTCTTCATCTTTCCCTTGACCATAACGTCTCGGGTGGACCTTACCAAAATGGAATGAAACTAACGGCGGCTCTCCGACAGCGCCCCCGAGTCCTGAGTACAATACCTTTGCGCACCCAGTTTGAAGTTCCGATCAGTCCAAACCAAAGGAAATCGCGGCCGCGTTCCCCCACCCTCGTTTCTCTCAAACCACCAAGCAGGATCAGGACTAACCGGGGCGACTTGGAAGAAGGCATTCTTGAAGTCCTTATAAGAATCAACAAAAGGGTGGAAGATCTGCTTCCGGGACATCAAGCTCACCATACCTTATCCACCGGCCCCCTGGGTATGAGAGGGCTCGAACAGATGGAAGAAGAGGGCCAGGGTCGGTTGCTTTCCGAACAACATACAGGCGGCTTCATACGCCTGGACGAAAGCCCACCCCCCGGGAGTAAACTGGGAAGGAGCCACCTGTAGGTGGTTCAAGACACGCACCAGGAAGTCGGTGAAAGGCATCGACACTCGTACCCTCTTGATTGTGTACATGTGCATGTATATtccaagggggggggggggaaaggAAGCCTCTTCTTGGGACCTGGAGAGAAAGTCTCATGACCCAGTCCTACCAAATTTTCCGGGACAAAATATTGGGTCCGGAAATATCCTTCGTCCTCATTGGCATAAATCGACGGCATGTCCAGAATATTCCGGCAGCACCAGTTGTAGGGGGCCAAATCCCCCTTCAGCAGAGGATACTTGACCTGCTCCCTCTTGGGACGTTTCGGCCCACTTTCCCGAGACTTGGAGGCCGGAATCCCCGAGCCGTCGGCCTTCTTCTTCCCTCGTCCCAACATCTCTTCACCTGCACAGGGGAGCACGTTATAAGAGTAAGGCTACCACTAACGGGACCCCACGCCTCAGCCCACAGAGAAGGACGACGGAGAAGAAGGCCTACGTGAGCACCGTGGCTcgctgtaacaccccatttttcccattgttttatttaaaaatgtttatcagagtttaaaaaacatatctagggagtattacactttttcatgaaaactcattaaaattaacgctgattgtgtttgaaaatttataagttcatatgattttcaaagaatgaattatttatACCTTTCATGCATAGCACAACAGGCAAAATATGTATCCCAAagatttatataaaaatatgggCAGAGTTTCCTCCGTATTGTCAGCATTTCTAAAATAACAAGACCTGCCAAtcaaatttctaaaccagccagataatcctaagatgcataaaatcacttatttaaataggtttatcttccatgatattccaataatattcatcatactcagaaatgaatttcataagcacttcggccatcaacagtacgacatcgccataatttagaaaattattcaacaacttccataaggagaggttataaaatcctctcaacagaaatgcaaaagtaacgtaaaatttCTActcagtgttacattacagagcaagacactttattttattataataataataataacataaactaagactctccgaagctactcctcatgagccacatctctacctccagtacctgtacgatgtcgcatagaacatcattccaacagaagggtaagaacttacattgtataaaatataacataacaaaGAACAAGTAAACAATCACTACACCAGAAAAGGGCTTTTACAGCGCCCCTATTACAGCGCTTCTCCTAGCAAGAGctgtaaaaacaaaaacacgcAGCGGATAATAGGATTTTATAGCGGTTAAAGAATAAACCGCTGTAAAATCATTACTTATTAACAGCGGTTAATTTTGCAGCCGCTGTAAACACAAAAACGCGGAGCGGATAATAGGATTTTATAGCGGTTATGTTctaaaccgctgtaaataattGGGTTTCACTATTTACAGCGTGTATCTactaaccgctgtaaataatatatcctgaaaattaaaaaaatgtttcattTAGGATTCGAACCCGGGTACATCAAAAAATTGTATGACTTCTTACCACTGGGCTCGAGTGAGCTTTAATTAAATATGTTGGTTTTTATATATAAGTATATTATATTGAATTCGTACCCCACTAACAAAACCCAGTAACTGTAAACCCTATTCTTTACCACACTTTCACTCTCTCGACTCTTaacctcttctccttctctcaaaCGCGTTTTACCTCGGCCTCCACCGTCCTTGCCGCCGCCGGAGCCATCCTAGCCGGCGTCGGAGCCGTCCTTGCCGCCGCCGTCCTTCCCGCTCTTGTTTTGTGTTCCTTTGTGCACAGTTCTTGCCATCTTAACCTCTGTTCCATCTCTCAAAAGCTTGCTGCACCTTGTGCCTCCACCGTCCTTGCCGCCGCCTCCGTCCCTGCTGCACCGTTGCCTCTCATGTGTTGTGCCCCTTCGTGCACGGTTCGTTGCCCTGTCCTCAGAGTTCAAAAGCGCTCCATTGTTCCTCTCCTCGATCAAgcaattttcttcttcctcataaggtatgattttcttcaattttgtaaatGCAACCTAGGGTTTGAGTGTGTTTTAATTGAAGAGACAATATACAGTTGTCAAACTCATGTATTATGTCTATGTGGGACTTGATTTAGTCACCCCTGACTCAAATGAAACATTAAGTTTTATTAACGAGGTGTTCATCCTTGTTGTGGGTTGTGTTTTGTCTATGTGGGACTTAAGTTTTGACcacttcatttttttcttttttattaacgATGCGGGACTTTGTTTAGTCCTATGGTGTGGGTTGTATTTTTCCTATGTTGTACTTTGCATATTCATACCTAGAGAAAGAAATTTTAGAACTAATcagtgaaaaaaataaaaagcttGACTGTGAGAGAGTGGAGCAGAGGAATCAGAGAGAAAGCAGAGCTAGAAATTTTACATGAgaagttgtgacttgtgagagaGGATGAATCAAAGAGAAAACAGAGCTATTAATGTTTTGGACTTGAAGGAGATTGTCACGGTGGTGAAGGTTTTGGGGATGCAGGAAAGTTGATGATGGTGGCTATGAATAGTTGTTATTATAGTGATCTGTTGGTGGTTCAAAGGTAATGGAAAGAAGGGAAATGGAAGATGATGAAGTAGAGGTGCTGCTTAGTGTAAGGACTAAGGACATTGGTGGGAAGGTGGAAGAAACATTCATGCAGATGAGTTTTGTGATATGATGCTATGGGATGAAGGAGATGATTTTTTGAGGTCTCTGTAAAGAAGTGAAGTAAGTTTTTTGGTGGTGAGAAGTTCCCCAGATAACTTCTACTTTTCTACCTATACAATAGCTAAATAATAAACTTCATTGCTCTTCACTTTCTCATGTATgtatttttatagatattcaAATTCTCATGAGTTCAAACTCGAATTTATCGGTTCAATTCTCTTTTTGGTTGCTTAATTGGTATGATTATATATGAGATTGAATTTGTGATGTTTGTGTTTTGCTTAGGAAAAAGGTGATAAAAATTATGCACACCAAGTATTTGTAAAAGGTTCTTCAATAAAGGGGCTTAAAATTTTCTTGCAAATTATACTCCTTTAAATCTTAGTCCCCCCCTCCTGAAATTCCTGGCTCCGCCCCTGATTAAATCTCCATCTTTTTGGGCTGAACTTTAGTACTTTGTCTATTAACCAACTCATCTAAAGCTTCTTTCATCCAAGCATATGGGCATATTTCTTTTGCTTCAGCCATAGTAATCTGCATGATGCAAATCAATGAAACTTTAGGACACCAAACAAATATGTTACTTAATTAAGAAATTTGCAATTGGGAAGATGAATATAATTGACCGTGAATACACTGAATAGAGGCTATGTAGTTaacttacccattttcttcttcttgtgttCATCTCAGGCCAGTTATCCAACTCCTTGCTAACAAGCAAAGGGAACATGTACCCCTCATGAACTGTGGGTTGACGTTTGCTCTTGTAATACCATTTACCCAATTTACTCTACAAGAGAAAAAACAAACCAAAGTACACAAGGTAAGAATTCATTCAAAGGCCTAATCAAACTTGACAACTCATGCTTATCAAACTTTTACTTGATAAGCTTTGACAATTCAAACACTTAAAGGCTAAGACTCtagataaataattatttaccaTCTTCTAGGAAATTCTAGGAAAGCAAGGGGATATGATATTATTTACCTGCTTTGATATTTAACCTTTCATACATTTAAAGTTAATTGTActttaattgatttttataGCTGTTTCATTGTAAATTTTATTTAGCATTTTGTAAATTTTTGCCCCCTCATTAAGTTTCCTAGTTTTGTTCCTGCTTGGTCATGAGTAAATACAATTTAGGATTTTTTGAAAACTAATTGGTTTTATGTTAATCTGCTAAGCTTGGTGTACTTGTAGTCATTGGAAATTAACAGGGGATTGAAAACAATAGTAGCCTTAGACTATGTTTACATACGCACAATACTCTTTTTATGATTGGAGCACTAATCCAAGGTACTGCCTGAGCAATCTATGTTTGATACGTAAgtacaagattttttttttttttgacatacgAAATGATAAGGGAATTTGTTTACTTCTaaatcttatttttttcttggatttattagggctctgaaggttcatcgGTCAACTTCTGGTATGAGTGTACCCAAAGCAAAGCAAATTTATATTTCGTGGAATatcattgaggtataatattaACTCGTTATTACCGTTTAGTACGTTTATATACAGCGGTAATAATGCTAAGTGCTAACAATTTGGAGAAATTTTATAGTATTTAGGATTGAATGCTACCTGTCCTAATTTGTCATAAGTTTGTAGTGCTTTGGTTGTAACAAGACATTGTTTGCAGAACTGTCGCACTAATATGTAAGTACTTGTAATTTTTGTGATATAGTAGCTGCTAAGTATCCTTTGCCTCGTGATATAGCTGGCAACCTATAACTTGTAGCTAAGTTAATGTAAAATGGAGTAGTATCTGTTTATAAACTTGTCTATTTATTTACATGAAGTTTTCTATATAGAACAAAGATATATGAGTTTATAGCATTCATTTAGTGTttattctttggcttttgtagtGCCCTCGTCAGACTAATAGTGTTGATTGCGGATATTATGTGATGaagttcatgaaagatatcATCACTCACCAACAACTTGTGATCCCAACGAAAGTAAGAAACTTTGATATGCGTTCGCATTGGATTTTAAAAGCTCTAATTGTAACTTAACTCTATTTTTATGCTGTTTTGTAGTATTTTGAAGATTGTCAGTTCGTTTCCTACAATGAAGAGCAATTGCGTGAAGTTAAAGATGAGTGGGCTGCTTATGTTTTTTACAATTGTTTTTAGTATTTAATCTATTGGATAGTTATCTATGAGATGGTGGTAGATGAAGTTAAGGACGTGGTTGAGATATTATGCACTTTAGAAATTGCTTCGAATTTATGAAGCTTTTGATATTTAGATATATTGGTTTTGATATGCTGAAGTTcagaaaatgtttattttatggCTGAGTTGATATCCTGTGTTTAGAAAATGTTGATGTTTTTTGTTTGGAAGACTCAAATGGGGAGAGGGTCCTTATGATTTGGAGACTCAAGAAACATTTCTATTGCAGAAACTCATTtatgagagttttttttttgctgtcaTGAAATTACTGTCCATATGCTTGCTATAAGAACAGAGGTTCTGTTTACATGAGATGTTACTGTGCTTATATGCTATACCTTGTTTTAGCTTATGTTACTGTGTTATACCTTGTTTTAGTTTGGTGATGTGTATTGATTTTGCAGTCAGCTTTCATAGCTTTTGAAATGTGTACCCTTTCGGTTAAATTATGATCAATATATCttcttttcagaaaaaaaaaaaaaaaatgttgatctTTTGGCTGAACAGGTGTGGTAAttaattcaacaaaaaaaaaacaaattacagcggttccgtggtggaaccgctgtaatatatattatcaAATACAGCGGTTACCGGctgaaaccgctgtaaaagaagaCTCAAGTACAGCGGTTATTCTAGAGAAAAGCTGTTGTAGGTCtgtatttacagcggttttattaaatcaaccgctgtaaataatgcgtcttttacagcggttagaaCCGCTGTTAAGGCTTTTACAGCGGCGAGATCTACAGCGGTTCTGGACCGctgaaaaccgctgtaaaaggccaAAAAAAACCCGCTGTAAAAGCCATTTTTTGGTGTAGTGAATTCAGAttctgctttataaactcttcacattttctttaaaatctgagtgattataatatttgctctcaagacagtttcaca contains:
- the LOC130724833 gene encoding uncharacterized protein LOC130724833, giving the protein MVQLSECQENEQNLAASLRKAEEDLTESQKVVQELTKGLEEASRVKGDLARKLEVAVKVKSMCEDKLASAEADLARAQEFLLQRDDRVKTLEAELNALKVAEVKMAEKSASLKMEKTNMQGALTDRDAKIVDLEEEVKQLKGSLAKINKAAFNNAVSQLQVVNPGIDVKPVHYRKCASGGKIGSVKDNASIPSYPRQRVLKSLLSFVVTFYKFFEL